From the Vicinamibacterales bacterium genome, one window contains:
- a CDS encoding TonB-dependent receptor yields MSAPGGVQGVVTDPDGSRVRGARVILVGHAAVASAVLSDAVGRFRIERVPAGQYELRVSADGFRADPVAVAVDAGRDADVPVRLHVSAVSESVVVSAAQVELPLARAADSVSIVSARELRALQAETVADAMRAVPGLSISRNGGRGGVTSVFPRGGESDFTLVLVDGIKANAFGGGYDFSALSAADVERIEVVRGPESALFGADAMGAVVQVITRRGGSPRVEGSIESGSLRTTRLTAGSWGSRGAWNWGGSAERLSSDGFTGIAPATGETVSNDDFLMKHASLSGGWHAPGGSDVRGTFTVTSGDRGFPGPFGSNPIDAYTSVDRMSRGATTTWQYGARWLQPISSGSRHIRQTSSLNYLDLHSDFASSYGLSASTTSRLGVRTQTDVDLSGALGLSAGVELQREQATSTFITAGSTGPVPIRRRVIGGFAEARIQPSSRLTLTAGVRAEQVQRDRLGSNPDPYAPRPAFDTDTRVSVNPRMSAALFLPGLAGPRGWLRLHAAAGTGMRAPDALEIAFTDNPGLKPERSRSVEGGADHAFLGETLVVGATVFFNRYDDLIVAIGPALKDASRYRTDNISNAQSRGAELSAAMRARWGLAARASYTFLDTEILAVDRLGTAPPPFKAGDPLLRRPRHLASFDLTMTRGKATAFARVGGRGRTLDVEPSYGTYGGLFDNPGYTVVDAGLTWRVGQVVELFGRVGNLLDRRYEETFGFPALGRNATIGVRVAAGR; encoded by the coding sequence ATGTCGGCCCCGGGAGGCGTGCAAGGTGTCGTCACGGATCCGGACGGCAGCCGCGTGCGCGGCGCCCGCGTCATCCTCGTCGGCCATGCGGCGGTCGCCAGCGCGGTGCTGTCGGACGCGGTCGGCCGGTTCCGGATCGAGCGCGTGCCAGCCGGACAGTACGAGCTTCGCGTGTCGGCGGATGGCTTCCGCGCGGATCCGGTGGCCGTCGCGGTGGATGCCGGACGCGACGCGGACGTGCCGGTGCGATTGCACGTGAGCGCCGTGTCGGAGTCGGTCGTGGTCTCGGCGGCGCAGGTCGAACTGCCGCTCGCGCGCGCGGCCGATTCGGTGTCGATCGTGTCCGCCCGCGAGTTGCGTGCGCTGCAGGCCGAAACCGTCGCCGACGCGATGCGCGCGGTTCCGGGCCTCTCCATCTCGCGCAACGGCGGCCGCGGAGGCGTGACGTCGGTGTTCCCACGCGGCGGCGAATCGGACTTCACGCTCGTGCTCGTGGACGGCATCAAGGCCAACGCGTTCGGCGGCGGCTACGACTTCTCCGCGCTGTCCGCCGCTGACGTGGAGCGGATCGAGGTCGTGCGCGGGCCGGAGAGCGCGCTGTTCGGTGCGGATGCGATGGGCGCGGTGGTGCAGGTCATCACGCGCCGAGGCGGGTCGCCGCGCGTCGAGGGCTCGATCGAATCGGGCTCTCTCAGGACGACGCGGCTGACTGCCGGCAGCTGGGGATCGCGCGGCGCCTGGAACTGGGGCGGGTCCGCCGAGCGGCTGTCGAGCGACGGCTTCACCGGGATCGCCCCGGCTACGGGCGAGACGGTGTCGAACGACGACTTCCTCATGAAGCACGCGTCGCTCAGTGGCGGCTGGCATGCGCCGGGCGGCTCCGACGTGCGCGGCACCTTCACCGTCACGTCGGGCGACCGCGGATTCCCGGGGCCCTTCGGATCGAATCCGATCGACGCCTACACCAGCGTGGACCGGATGTCGCGCGGCGCCACGACGACCTGGCAGTACGGCGCCAGGTGGCTGCAGCCGATCTCGAGTGGCTCGCGTCACATCCGGCAGACGTCGAGCCTCAACTACCTCGACCTGCACAGCGATTTCGCCAGCAGCTACGGCCTGTCGGCCTCGACGACGAGCCGGCTGGGTGTGCGGACGCAGACCGACGTGGACCTTTCGGGCGCGCTCGGGCTCTCGGCCGGCGTCGAGCTGCAGCGCGAGCAGGCGACGAGCACGTTCATCACCGCCGGCAGCACGGGGCCGGTTCCGATTCGTCGACGCGTGATCGGCGGTTTTGCCGAAGCGCGAATTCAACCGTCGTCGCGGCTCACGCTGACCGCCGGCGTGCGGGCTGAACAGGTGCAACGCGATCGGCTGGGCAGCAATCCCGATCCGTACGCACCGCGACCTGCCTTCGACACCGATACCCGCGTGTCGGTGAATCCGCGCATGTCGGCGGCGCTGTTCCTGCCGGGCCTGGCCGGGCCGCGGGGATGGCTGCGCCTGCACGCAGCGGCCGGTACCGGCATGCGTGCGCCCGACGCGCTCGAGATTGCGTTCACCGACAATCCGGGGCTGAAGCCGGAGCGCAGCCGCAGCGTCGAAGGCGGTGCGGACCATGCCTTCCTCGGCGAGACGCTCGTCGTCGGCGCCACGGTGTTCTTCAACCGGTACGACGATCTGATTGTGGCGATCGGACCGGCGCTGAAGGACGCCAGCCGGTACCGTACCGACAACATCTCCAATGCGCAGTCGCGCGGGGCGGAACTGTCGGCGGCGATGCGGGCGCGGTGGGGTCTGGCGGCAAGGGCCAGCTACACGTTCCTCGACACGGAGATCCTCGCGGTCGATCGCCTCGGCACGGCGCCTCCGCCCTTCAAGGCTGGCGACCCGCTGTTGCGGCGACCCAGGCACCTGGCGTCGTTCGACCTCACTATGACGCGCGGGAAGGCGACGGCGTTCGCCCGCGTGGGCGGCCGCGGCCGCACGCTCGACGTCGAGCCCTCGTACGGCACATACGGCGGCCTGTTCGACAATCCTGGCTACACCGTGGTGGACGCGGGTCTGACCTGGCGCGTCGGGCAGGTCGTCGAACTGTTCGGCCGCGTCGGGAACCTGCTCGATCGCCGCTACGAGGAGACGTTTGGCTTCCCGGCGCTCGGGCGCAACGCGACAATCGGGGTGAGGGTTGCTGCAGGCCGATAA
- a CDS encoding ABC transporter ATP-binding protein — protein MSVQIARGALVGILGPNGSGKTTLLRVLGGMLRPSAGRVTLDGRDISTVSRRALARQMAVVPQETRLSFDYTVIEIVLMGRFPHLGAFELESDVDLAIARQALADTGTRALEDRMFGTLSGGEKQRVVIAGALAQAAGLLLLDEPTAALDPGFQIEIATLLRRLNTERGATMVVATHDLNLAAGLCKELVLLREGRVLAAGPTGQVLTRDSIRALYDVEADVQYHAGAGHLTVVPIGRSRGHEHPRSR, from the coding sequence GTGTCGGTGCAAATCGCACGCGGCGCGCTCGTGGGGATTCTCGGTCCCAACGGTTCGGGAAAGACCACGCTGCTGCGGGTGCTCGGTGGCATGCTGCGGCCGTCGGCCGGCCGGGTCACCCTCGACGGGCGCGACATCTCGACCGTCTCGCGGCGTGCCCTTGCGCGACAGATGGCTGTCGTTCCGCAGGAGACGCGGCTGTCGTTCGACTACACCGTGATCGAAATCGTCCTGATGGGGCGGTTTCCTCATCTCGGTGCGTTCGAGCTCGAGAGCGACGTCGATCTGGCGATCGCGCGACAGGCGCTGGCCGATACCGGCACGCGCGCCCTCGAGGATCGGATGTTCGGCACGCTGAGCGGCGGCGAGAAGCAGCGCGTCGTGATTGCCGGCGCGCTGGCGCAAGCCGCCGGCCTGTTGCTGCTCGACGAACCCACCGCCGCGCTCGACCCCGGCTTCCAGATCGAGATTGCCACGCTCCTCCGCCGCCTGAACACCGAACGCGGCGCGACGATGGTGGTGGCGACGCACGATCTGAACCTGGCTGCCGGATTGTGCAAGGAACTGGTGCTGCTGCGCGAGGGCCGCGTGCTGGCCGCCGGCCCGACCGGGCAGGTGCTGACGCGCGACAGCATTCGCGCGCTGTACGACGTCGAGGCCGACGTGCAGTACCATGCCGGTGCCGGCCATCTGACTGTCGTGCCCATCGGGCGCAGCCGCGGACACGAACACCCGCGGTCACGGTGA
- a CDS encoding iron ABC transporter permease: protein MTLRRRVILTVLVFGVIAAAACLLAPLVGSTPVSLRRVFDRGLPFHDNADAQIFFIARLPRTLAAALVGAALAAAGVVFQALLRNPLATPFTLGVSAGAALGAMLAITFPVALAFAGVTTVPIASFAGAIGAVAVVYFLATARRQGLSTSVLLLAGITLNSFFSSLILFVQYLADFTQTFRTVRWLLGDLDVAGYGPIVAALPFMVIAFGAFAWLPRSLNLLTLGADAASARGVDVLRTQRLAFFSASLATGAAVSLGGPVGFIGIIVPHLVRLLVGSDHRIVLPASALFGAAFLVSCDVAARTLLAPMELPVGVLTAMIGGPFFLWLLIRKA from the coding sequence GTGACGCTTCGCCGACGAGTCATACTCACCGTGTTGGTGTTCGGCGTGATCGCGGCGGCAGCCTGCCTGCTGGCGCCGCTTGTCGGCTCGACGCCTGTGTCGCTGCGCCGCGTCTTCGACCGCGGCCTGCCGTTCCACGACAACGCCGACGCGCAGATATTCTTCATCGCGCGGCTGCCGAGGACGCTGGCTGCGGCGCTCGTGGGCGCCGCGCTGGCTGCTGCCGGCGTCGTGTTCCAGGCGCTGCTTCGGAACCCACTCGCCACGCCGTTCACGCTCGGCGTGTCCGCCGGCGCGGCCCTGGGCGCGATGCTCGCCATCACCTTCCCGGTGGCGCTCGCGTTCGCGGGCGTCACGACGGTTCCCATCGCGAGCTTCGCGGGCGCGATTGGCGCGGTCGCCGTCGTCTACTTCCTCGCGACGGCGCGGCGGCAGGGCCTCTCGACGAGCGTGCTGCTGCTGGCGGGCATCACGCTGAATTCGTTCTTCTCGTCGCTCATTCTCTTCGTCCAGTACCTCGCCGATTTCACGCAGACATTCCGTACCGTCAGGTGGCTCCTGGGAGATCTCGACGTCGCCGGCTACGGGCCGATCGTGGCGGCGTTGCCCTTCATGGTCATCGCGTTCGGGGCGTTTGCGTGGCTGCCGCGATCGTTGAACCTGCTGACGCTCGGCGCCGACGCCGCGTCGGCCCGCGGCGTGGACGTCCTCCGCACGCAGCGCCTCGCCTTCTTCAGCGCATCGCTCGCGACGGGCGCGGCCGTCTCGCTCGGCGGGCCCGTGGGCTTCATCGGCATCATCGTGCCGCACCTGGTCAGGTTGCTCGTCGGGTCCGACCATCGCATCGTGCTGCCGGCATCGGCGCTGTTCGGCGCCGCATTCCTGGTGTCGTGCGATGTGGCGGCCCGCACGCTGCTGGCTCCGATGGAGTTGCCGGTCGGGGTGCTCACCGCGATGATTGGCGGCCCGTTCTTTCTCTGGCTGCTCATTCGAAAGGCCTAG
- a CDS encoding ABC transporter substrate-binding protein, whose protein sequence is MSIVPAVTEMLFAIGAGPRVIAVGSFDKWPPEVGKLTKVGALLDPDVERIIGLRPDLVVVYGTQSDLQAQLDRAGIRTFSYVLGGLGNVTATIRRLGNAVGGRARAEEVATAIESRLEAIRRAVVGKARPRTLLVFGREPGALRGIDASGGPGFLSDLVELGGGDNVLADQKRESLRASTETILAASPDLIIELHYGQGLTPDQLARERLVWNELPAIPAVRSGRVVLLMGDQFVIPGPRVVDAAEEIARAIAAPSATSSSGRGR, encoded by the coding sequence GTGTCCATCGTGCCCGCCGTCACCGAGATGCTCTTCGCCATCGGCGCCGGTCCGCGCGTCATCGCGGTCGGCAGCTTCGACAAGTGGCCGCCTGAAGTGGGGAAGCTCACGAAGGTGGGCGCCCTGCTCGATCCCGATGTCGAGCGGATCATCGGCTTGCGGCCGGACCTGGTCGTGGTCTACGGCACGCAGTCGGATCTGCAGGCCCAGCTCGACCGCGCCGGCATCCGCACGTTTTCCTACGTCCTGGGTGGCCTCGGCAACGTGACCGCGACGATCCGGCGTCTCGGGAACGCCGTGGGTGGCCGCGCCCGCGCCGAAGAGGTGGCGACGGCGATTGAATCGCGTCTCGAGGCCATCAGGAGGGCGGTTGTGGGGAAGGCGCGACCTCGGACGCTCCTCGTGTTCGGCCGGGAGCCGGGCGCCCTGCGAGGCATCGACGCCAGCGGCGGCCCGGGCTTCCTCAGCGACCTGGTCGAACTCGGCGGCGGCGACAACGTCCTGGCGGACCAGAAGCGCGAATCGCTGCGCGCGAGCACCGAGACGATTCTCGCCGCCTCACCCGACCTCATCATCGAGCTGCACTACGGCCAGGGTCTGACACCCGACCAACTCGCCCGCGAACGCCTCGTCTGGAACGAGCTGCCGGCAATCCCCGCCGTTCGCAGCGGCCGCGTGGTGTTGTTGATGGGCGACCAGTTCGTGATCCCCGGCCCGCGCGTCGTGGACGCCGCCGAGGAAATCGCCAGGGCGATCGCGGCCCCGAGCGCTACTTCTTCTTCCGGCCGAGGACGTTGA
- the iscX gene encoding Fe-S cluster assembly protein IscX → MTWTDAEEIGIALTELHPTVDPLSVRFTELREWVTQLPGFNEDETGSTEGRLEAIQMAWYDEWKDAQP, encoded by the coding sequence ATGACCTGGACCGACGCAGAAGAAATCGGGATCGCGTTGACCGAGCTGCACCCCACCGTGGACCCTTTGTCCGTGCGGTTCACCGAGCTGCGCGAATGGGTGACACAGCTCCCCGGGTTCAACGAAGACGAGACCGGCTCGACCGAAGGCCGCCTGGAAGCGATTCAGATGGCATGGTACGATGAGTGGAAGGACGCGCAGCCGTAG
- a CDS encoding 2Fe-2S iron-sulfur cluster-binding protein, translated as MNVTFILDGEPKTFAIDLATLSYQRHGVPASLLDVALNVGVPLEHVCGGNCACTTCHVIIRSGMEHLSEMDDNEADRLDTAWDLTPASRLACQAVVKGDVTCEIPAYTRNYVEEGGGIRLGAARR; from the coding sequence GTGAACGTCACCTTCATCCTGGACGGTGAGCCGAAGACCTTCGCCATCGATCTGGCGACGCTGTCCTACCAGCGCCACGGAGTGCCGGCGTCGCTGCTCGATGTCGCGCTGAACGTCGGCGTGCCCCTCGAGCACGTCTGCGGCGGCAACTGCGCGTGCACGACGTGTCACGTCATCATCCGGTCCGGGATGGAGCACCTCAGCGAGATGGACGACAACGAGGCGGATCGCCTCGACACGGCGTGGGATCTGACACCGGCATCCAGGCTGGCGTGTCAGGCCGTGGTGAAGGGTGACGTGACGTGCGAGATCCCGGCCTACACGAGGAACTACGTGGAGGAGGGCGGGGGAATCCGCCTCGGTGCGGCCAGGCGCTGA
- the hscA gene encoding Fe-S protein assembly chaperone HscA, whose amino-acid sequence MSRVVGIDLGTTNSLVACVERGGPIVIRDESGDGLLPSIVSVDGGGTVFVGREAQRRLLTDPLRTVYSVKRFMGRGSDDVRDEAKLFPFRFQGETGGVLRLGLGDRLFTPPEISAFILRELKRRAEEYFQAQGEFDFEVDRAVITVPAYFNDAQRTATRDAGRIAGLEVLRIINEPTAASLAYGLDRHKRGTIAVYDFGGGTFDISILRVEDGVFQVLSTNGDTHLGGDDIDNLLVSLVVADMNGGDAHGPGVAQASSPVRDLPPALLQAIRQAVIQAKWDLSERDETEIRVQAPGGAREEVFRRRITRAEFETIIGPVIDRTVEPCRLALADAGLEPSQVDEAVLVGGSTRIPLVRRAVQSLFGRLPHAELNPDEVVALGAAVQAHIMISGSRDMLLLDVTPLSLGIETMGGAVSKIILRNSTIPASGTEMFTTFVDNQTAVDIHVLQGERELVSDNRSLARFKLRGIPPMPAGLPRIQVRFQIDANGILSVSARELRTGIEQTIEVKPSYGLTDEEVERMLIESFEHAKADVEARFLIETRNEAETVMRATEKSLRNPDLAAVAATDLAPGEQAAIESALADLRRTMESNDRAAIEQKTKVLNDVTRHLAEVMMNRSVKAALAGKSVDGI is encoded by the coding sequence ATGTCCAGAGTCGTTGGCATCGATCTCGGCACCACCAACAGCCTCGTCGCCTGCGTCGAGCGCGGCGGGCCCATCGTCATCCGCGACGAATCGGGCGACGGCCTGCTCCCCTCCATCGTCTCCGTCGATGGCGGCGGGACCGTCTTCGTCGGGCGCGAGGCGCAGCGTCGTCTCCTGACCGACCCGCTCCGCACGGTCTACTCGGTCAAGCGGTTCATGGGCCGGGGCAGCGACGATGTGCGGGACGAGGCGAAGCTGTTCCCGTTCCGGTTCCAGGGTGAAACGGGCGGCGTGTTGCGCCTGGGCCTTGGCGATCGGCTGTTCACGCCGCCGGAGATCTCGGCGTTCATCCTCCGCGAGCTGAAACGGCGGGCCGAAGAGTACTTCCAGGCGCAGGGAGAATTCGATTTCGAAGTGGATCGCGCCGTCATCACCGTCCCGGCCTATTTCAACGACGCGCAGCGGACGGCCACGCGCGACGCCGGCCGAATCGCCGGCCTCGAGGTGCTGCGGATCATCAACGAGCCGACGGCGGCATCGCTCGCGTACGGCCTGGATCGGCACAAGAGGGGCACGATTGCCGTCTACGACTTCGGCGGCGGGACATTCGACATCTCGATCCTGCGCGTCGAGGACGGTGTGTTCCAGGTGCTCTCCACCAACGGCGACACACACCTGGGCGGCGACGACATCGACAACCTGCTGGTGAGCCTCGTGGTGGCCGACATGAACGGGGGGGATGCCCATGGTCCGGGCGTGGCACAGGCGTCCTCGCCCGTGCGTGATCTTCCTCCCGCGCTCCTGCAGGCGATCCGACAGGCGGTCATCCAGGCGAAGTGGGACCTCTCGGAGCGCGACGAGACCGAGATTCGCGTGCAGGCCCCGGGTGGCGCCCGCGAGGAGGTCTTCAGGCGCCGCATCACGCGCGCGGAGTTCGAGACGATCATCGGGCCGGTCATCGACCGCACCGTCGAGCCGTGTCGGCTCGCGCTGGCCGATGCGGGGCTCGAGCCGTCGCAAGTTGACGAAGCCGTGCTCGTGGGCGGATCCACGCGCATTCCGCTCGTGCGTCGCGCTGTGCAGAGCCTGTTCGGACGATTGCCGCACGCCGAGTTGAATCCGGACGAGGTCGTCGCGCTCGGCGCGGCCGTGCAGGCCCACATCATGATCAGCGGCAGCCGCGACATGCTGCTGCTCGACGTCACGCCGCTCTCACTCGGCATCGAGACGATGGGTGGGGCGGTGTCGAAGATCATCCTGCGCAACTCCACGATTCCGGCGAGCGGCACCGAGATGTTCACGACCTTCGTGGACAACCAGACGGCCGTGGACATCCATGTCCTCCAGGGGGAGCGCGAACTGGTGAGCGACAACCGGTCGCTGGCGCGTTTCAAGCTCCGCGGCATCCCGCCGATGCCCGCCGGATTGCCACGGATCCAGGTGCGGTTCCAGATTGACGCCAACGGCATCCTGAGCGTCAGCGCGCGCGAATTGCGCACGGGCATCGAGCAGACGATCGAGGTGAAGCCGTCGTACGGTCTGACCGACGAGGAAGTCGAGCGGATGCTGATCGAGTCGTTCGAGCACGCGAAAGCGGACGTCGAGGCCAGATTCCTGATCGAGACCCGTAACGAGGCCGAGACCGTGATGCGCGCCACGGAGAAGTCGCTGCGGAATCCCGATCTGGCCGCCGTCGCGGCCACCGACCTCGCGCCCGGCGAACAGGCCGCGATCGAGTCGGCGCTGGCCGATCTCCGCAGAACGATGGAATCGAACGACCGCGCCGCGATCGAGCAGAAGACCAAGGTGCTCAACGACGTCACGCGTCACCTGGCCGAGGTGATGATGAACCGAAGCGTCAAGGCTGCGCTGGCGGGGAAGAGCGTGGACGGGATCTGA
- the hscB gene encoding Fe-S protein assembly co-chaperone HscB, with protein MTLARHGDYFSFFGLPRRLTIDQADLDQRLRRLSRQFHPDYFYTASTPERLASLERSSYLNDAYRVLKQPLDRAEYLLKIEGMPAMGRHQDAKELPAGVLEDVFALNEELDEIRAARAAGTPREQLQARVEVARRPIDERAARQEARLQELFERWDRLVDGQATPETRRETLEELRRLLQERSYVANLLATVTDL; from the coding sequence ATGACGCTCGCGCGCCACGGCGACTACTTCAGTTTCTTCGGCCTGCCGCGCAGGCTGACGATCGACCAGGCCGATCTCGATCAGCGACTCCGTCGTCTCAGCCGGCAGTTCCATCCGGACTACTTCTACACGGCGTCGACCCCCGAACGCCTCGCGAGCCTGGAACGCTCGTCGTACCTGAACGACGCGTACCGGGTGCTGAAGCAGCCGCTCGATCGCGCGGAGTATCTCCTCAAGATCGAAGGGATGCCCGCGATGGGACGCCACCAGGACGCGAAGGAACTTCCAGCCGGCGTGCTGGAAGACGTCTTCGCGTTGAACGAGGAACTCGACGAGATTCGGGCTGCGCGGGCGGCAGGCACGCCGCGCGAGCAGTTGCAGGCACGCGTCGAGGTCGCCCGGCGTCCGATCGACGAGCGCGCCGCGCGCCAGGAGGCGCGACTGCAGGAGTTGTTCGAGCGCTGGGACCGTCTGGTCGACGGGCAGGCGACACCCGAGACCAGGCGCGAGACACTCGAGGAGCTTCGCCGGCTCTTGCAGGAGCGCAGCTACGTGGCAAACCTGCTCGCCACCGTGACCGACCTGTAG
- a CDS encoding iron-sulfur cluster assembly accessory protein translates to MAIQVTDTAAKRIRMLMAKQGLTEGGLRVGVKGGGCSGLSYTFAWETQARTGDQVIEGPDDTRIFVDTKSLLYLDNTVLDYDTSLMSKGFVFQNPNAKGTCGCGTSFTV, encoded by the coding sequence ATGGCAATCCAGGTGACCGACACGGCGGCAAAGCGGATTCGGATGCTCATGGCCAAGCAGGGGCTGACCGAAGGCGGTCTGCGCGTGGGCGTGAAGGGCGGAGGCTGCTCCGGCCTCAGCTACACGTTCGCGTGGGAGACGCAGGCGCGCACGGGCGACCAGGTGATCGAGGGGCCGGACGACACCAGGATCTTCGTCGACACCAAGAGCCTCCTCTATCTCGACAACACGGTGCTCGACTACGACACGAGCCTGATGAGCAAGGGGTTCGTCTTCCAGAACCCGAACGCGAAGGGCACCTGCGGGTGCGGCACGTCGTTCACGGTGTAA
- the iscU gene encoding Fe-S cluster assembly scaffold IscU, with product MSYSEKVIDHYNNPRNVGSLSKDDATVGTGLVGAPECGDVMKLQVRVNPETGVIDDAKFKTFGCGSAIASSSLATEWLKGKTLDQALEIKNVDIVQELSLPPVKIHCSVLAEDAIKAAIADYKRKQAEDNGKKAL from the coding sequence ATGTCGTACTCGGAAAAAGTCATCGACCACTACAACAACCCGCGCAACGTCGGGTCGCTGTCGAAAGACGATGCCACGGTTGGAACCGGGCTCGTCGGCGCGCCGGAGTGCGGCGACGTGATGAAGCTGCAGGTCAGGGTGAACCCCGAGACCGGCGTCATCGACGATGCGAAGTTCAAGACGTTCGGGTGCGGGTCGGCGATTGCGAGCTCGAGCCTGGCCACCGAGTGGTTGAAAGGGAAGACGCTGGACCAGGCGCTCGAGATCAAGAACGTCGACATCGTGCAGGAGTTGAGCCTGCCGCCGGTCAAGATCCACTGCTCGGTGCTCGCCGAGGATGCGATCAAGGCGGCGATTGCCGACTACAAGCGGAAGCAGGCAGAGGACAACGGGAAGAAGGCACTGTAG
- a CDS encoding IscS subfamily cysteine desulfurase, with protein sequence MLKFPIYMDNHATTPVDPRVLEAMLPYFTERFGNAASRNHSFGWQAEEAVEVGRKQIAELIGGTAKEIVFTSGATESDNLAIKGAAHMYREKGDHLITVVTEHKAVIDTCKHLEKEGCAVTYLPVKKDGLVDLDQLVAAITSRTILISVMAANNEVGVLQPIAEIGRIARERGILFHTDAVQAAGKVPFDVNAVQADLVSLSAHKMYGPKGVGALYVRRRNPRVLLTPIIDGGGHERGMRSGTLNVPGIVGFGKAAAICREELPTEGPRLTALRNRLYDGLRRELDEIVVNGSMEHRLPGNLNMSFAYVEGESLLMGTNDVAVSSGSACTSATLEPSYVLKAMGIGDEMAHSSIRFGLGRFNTEEEVDYVADKVAAVVKRLREMSPLYELAKENTSARP encoded by the coding sequence ATGCTCAAGTTCCCGATCTACATGGACAACCACGCGACCACACCCGTCGATCCCCGGGTGCTGGAGGCGATGCTGCCGTACTTCACCGAGCGCTTCGGCAACGCGGCCAGCCGGAATCACTCCTTTGGCTGGCAGGCCGAGGAAGCCGTGGAAGTGGGTCGCAAGCAGATCGCCGAGTTGATTGGCGGGACCGCGAAGGAAATCGTCTTCACGAGCGGCGCGACGGAGTCCGACAACCTCGCGATCAAGGGTGCGGCCCACATGTACCGCGAGAAGGGCGACCACCTGATCACGGTGGTGACCGAGCACAAGGCCGTCATCGACACCTGCAAGCACCTCGAGAAAGAGGGCTGCGCGGTGACGTACCTGCCGGTGAAGAAAGACGGCCTCGTTGATCTGGATCAACTCGTCGCCGCGATCACCAGCCGTACGATCCTCATCAGCGTGATGGCCGCGAACAACGAGGTGGGCGTGCTGCAGCCGATCGCCGAGATCGGGCGCATCGCGCGCGAGCGGGGCATCCTGTTCCACACCGACGCGGTGCAGGCGGCCGGCAAGGTGCCGTTCGACGTCAACGCCGTGCAGGCCGACCTGGTGTCGCTCTCGGCGCACAAGATGTACGGGCCGAAGGGCGTGGGCGCGCTCTACGTGCGGCGCCGCAACCCGCGCGTGCTGCTGACGCCAATCATCGACGGTGGCGGCCACGAGCGGGGCATGCGGTCGGGCACGCTCAACGTTCCCGGCATTGTCGGGTTCGGGAAGGCGGCGGCGATCTGCCGCGAGGAACTGCCGACCGAAGGCCCGCGGTTGACTGCGCTGCGCAACCGGCTGTACGACGGCCTGAGGCGCGAACTCGACGAGATTGTCGTCAACGGCTCGATGGAGCACCGCCTGCCGGGCAACCTCAACATGAGCTTTGCCTACGTCGAGGGCGAGTCGCTGCTGATGGGCACCAACGACGTCGCCGTCTCGTCCGGGTCGGCGTGCACGTCGGCGACGCTCGAACCGTCCTACGTCCTGAAGGCGATGGGCATCGGCGACGAGATGGCGCATTCGTCGATTCGGTTCGGCCTCGGACGGTTCAACACCGAGGAAGAGGTGGACTACGTGGCGGACAAGGTGGCAGCGGTGGTGAAACGGCTGCGCGAGATGTCGCCGCTCTACGAGTTGGCGAAGGAGAATACCAGCGCTCGACCGTAG
- a CDS encoding Rrf2 family transcriptional regulator, translating into MLRLSKKADYALIAMKHLALREGLGSSSAREIAELYSIPVELMAKVLQRLARRGLLSSQQGTRGGYQLTRGSATISVADVIQAIDGPLTVTACSAHNERCGQFATCNVRDPLWKIRERIVTALATCTVSEMAAESPLDSATAPASRTEVIPHAG; encoded by the coding sequence ATGCTCAGGTTGTCGAAGAAGGCAGACTACGCGCTCATCGCCATGAAGCATCTTGCACTGCGCGAGGGGCTTGGCTCCTCCAGCGCCCGCGAGATTGCGGAGTTGTACTCGATTCCGGTCGAGTTGATGGCGAAAGTGCTCCAGCGTCTGGCGCGCCGCGGCCTGCTCTCGTCGCAGCAGGGTACGCGCGGCGGTTACCAGCTCACGCGTGGGTCAGCGACCATTTCGGTCGCCGACGTCATTCAGGCGATCGACGGTCCGCTGACCGTCACCGCCTGCTCGGCCCACAACGAACGGTGCGGGCAGTTCGCCACCTGCAACGTGCGCGACCCGCTCTGGAAGATACGGGAGCGGATCGTGACGGCCCTGGCGACGTGCACCGTTTCGGAGATGGCCGCCGAAAGCCCTCTGGATTCCGCGACGGCGCCCGCCTCCCGAACGGAAGTCATTCCCCACGCCGGGTAG